From the genome of Acinetobacter sp. TR3:
TTAAACGTCCAGCAAAACGTTGGATATTTTGAATGCCTAAATTCTCAAGTTCTTGTTGTAATAAGGTTTCAAGCCCGTCAGCACAGGTCACCCAATAGTCTGTTAGACGTGGTTTAGCGTTCATTCAAATTTCCAAAACATTTTTAGCAATCGGCTATTTTAACTGATTTTGGAGTATTGATGCGGTTGATATTTGCATCATTGGTAGGAATTTTAAAATTTATTTACATCAAACTGGACTCTCAAACCCCAAAATAAAGTGAATTGTTTTGTATAAATTTTTTAATTATTGCCTTTGTTCACAGAATTGGCAGCCTGCCGATCAATCGGATTAAAACTTTTGTGCTGTATTTGATGTGTCCGATTTTCTTTTCAAAGTGTATTCACAGCATAGGTATTGGATGTGAATCGTGGGAATGTTTATCTATTTTTTCTTATATAGACTCAGAGTATCATGATGTAAAGAAAATAATTTTTTGAATATATTTGAATAGTTGGTATATGTTTTGCTTCTCTCTAAGCGGATGATCAACAAGCACTTCTCCCAACGATGTGAGGACGTTATGAAAGCAAATATGAACCATGAACTTGTACTAAATGCCGAAGCTTTTTCTGTTGCAACTCAAATGTACGTGCGATTAAGACGAGTGTCTGGTCGAGTTATTGATGTTATGTATTTAGTCCACGATAAAGATTATGCAAAGTATGTCGTAGAAATCGCATTAGCAACTGAAGATACAGAGTTAGAACGTTATGCTGCACGCTTAGGTTCTTTAATTGATTTATACCCTGAGCCAATTTTGGCCCTTGATGAAGCTAAAGATGATTCAATCAATACGATGATTGATGATTTGGATACATATTCCTCAGAAGTAACTGATGAGGAAATTTACAAAGCGCAAGTTGCTCATCACTATATTGGTGCATTACGTTAATTCATTATGTTGCAACTCCCTAATTAATTGCAACATAATGGTGAAAAGTTGTTCTGCGAAAGTAGAGAAATTGGGCTACACTATGCAAGTTTTGGTGATTCGACCTATAGGAATCTTTTATGCATATTGCAGCCCTGCATCAACCAAGTCAGGTTCAATTGAATCAACAAGGAAATTTAAAGCACTTCTTAACCATTGAAGGTCTTTCTAAAGAAAGCCTGACCAAGATTTTAGATACCGCACAAAGTTTTTTAGACGACAATAATAATTTGATTAACCGTCCGTTATTAGAAGGGCTGACGGTAATGAATCTTTTCTTCGAAAACTCTACTCGAACTCGCACTACATTTGAGGCAGCTGCAAAACGGTTGTCTGCAAATGTTCTGAATATCGATATTGCACGTTCAAGTACCTCTAAAGGTGAAACTTTACGTGATACGCTTTGGAATTTGGAAGCGATGGCTGCGGATATTTTCGTAGTTCGTCATTCATCTTCTGGGGCAGCACATTTTATTGCTAAAGATGTTTGTCCTAAAGTGGCAATTATCAATGCAGGGGATGGACGCCACGCGCATCCGACTCAAGCAATGCTCGATATGTTGACGATCCGTCGGGAAACCAAAAAGCCATTTGAAGCGCTTAGTGTTGCCATTATTGGTGATATTAAGCATTCACGTGTAGCACGTTCCAATGTGGCTGCTTTACAAACTTTAGGTTGCAAAGATATTCGCGTGATTGCACCAAATACGTTATTACCAGTTGGTTTTAATGAATATGGCGAAAATGTACGCCTGTTTAATAAAATGGATGCAGGCGTGACAGACTGTGATGTGATTATTGCATTGCGAATTCAAAATGAGCGTATTGATTCACCTGCATTATCTTCACAATCTGAATTCTACAAAATGTATGGTCTAAACAAAGAACGCTTGGCGCTCGCTAAACCTGATTGTATCGTTATGCATCCTGGTCCAATGAACCGTGGTGTTGAAATTGATTCAAGTGTTGCGGATGGAGATCAATCGGTTATTTTGAAACAAGTCACCAACGGTATTGCAGTACGAATGGCGGTACTGGCACTTGCAATGCAAGGGCAGTTACAGGAACAAGGTTTAATTG
Proteins encoded in this window:
- a CDS encoding aspartate carbamoyltransferase catalytic subunit; this translates as MHIAALHQPSQVQLNQQGNLKHFLTIEGLSKESLTKILDTAQSFLDDNNNLINRPLLEGLTVMNLFFENSTRTRTTFEAAAKRLSANVLNIDIARSSTSKGETLRDTLWNLEAMAADIFVVRHSSSGAAHFIAKDVCPKVAIINAGDGRHAHPTQAMLDMLTIRRETKKPFEALSVAIIGDIKHSRVARSNVAALQTLGCKDIRVIAPNTLLPVGFNEYGENVRLFNKMDAGVTDCDVIIALRIQNERIDSPALSSQSEFYKMYGLNKERLALAKPDCIVMHPGPMNRGVEIDSSVADGDQSVILKQVTNGIAVRMAVLALAMQGQLQEQGLIEAIAL